From the Senegalimassilia faecalis genome, one window contains:
- a CDS encoding putative DNA modification/repair radical SAM protein, with protein MDVLEKLTILADAAKYDVACTSSGVSRGSKKGELGNAMGAGCCHSFTPDGRCITLLKVLMTNVCVYDCAYCVNRCSNEVPRAAFTPEELADLTIGFYRRNYIEGLFLSSGVIRNPDYTTELMIRTLRLLREEHKFRGYIHAKAVPGTSPELVDELGHLADRMSVNLELPSQKSLQLLCPQKNKQRIIQPMRQIRDNMAQDRETRGLTRRKTTYLPSTRPKERRRAFVPAGQSTQMIIGATPETDYQILNLSQALYKTLELKRVFFSAYLPVSADARLPQNAGVQLNREHRLYQADWLLRFYKFDVSEIISADAPNLEEDVDPKAAWALNHLDSFPVEVNTASLEVLLRVPGIGPRGARLIVKARRTTCLREQELRKLGIAFKRARYFITCNGKYQGRGVEFSPEALRAQLASPIDGGKHGARSGKVLPGQLSLFDEGVGRASIGRGDNGGVAALPKQKAPMQENGAWWNGVSRSSQSPSGLGGKRLDADQSVAAVADGIFGWQNALQGREKVPA; from the coding sequence GTGGACGTATTGGAGAAGCTCACCATACTTGCCGATGCGGCAAAATACGACGTTGCCTGCACCTCATCGGGCGTATCGCGCGGTTCGAAGAAAGGCGAGCTGGGCAACGCCATGGGCGCTGGTTGCTGCCATAGTTTTACGCCCGACGGCCGTTGCATCACGTTGCTGAAAGTGCTCATGACCAACGTGTGCGTATACGATTGCGCGTACTGCGTGAACCGCTGCAGCAACGAGGTTCCACGTGCGGCGTTTACGCCTGAAGAATTGGCCGATCTGACCATCGGGTTTTACCGGCGCAATTATATTGAAGGGCTGTTCTTAAGCTCCGGAGTTATCCGCAACCCTGATTACACAACGGAATTGATGATTCGCACGCTGCGTCTGCTGCGTGAGGAGCACAAGTTCAGGGGCTATATCCATGCGAAAGCCGTTCCCGGAACCTCGCCCGAACTTGTGGACGAACTGGGCCATTTGGCCGACCGCATGAGCGTGAATTTGGAGCTTCCCAGCCAAAAGAGCTTGCAGCTGCTGTGCCCGCAGAAGAACAAGCAGCGCATCATCCAGCCCATGCGTCAAATTCGCGACAACATGGCGCAAGACCGTGAAACGCGCGGGTTGACGCGGCGCAAAACAACGTATCTGCCGTCTACCAGGCCGAAGGAACGGCGGCGCGCTTTCGTGCCTGCCGGGCAGTCGACGCAGATGATTATCGGTGCTACGCCGGAAACGGATTACCAAATCCTGAACCTGTCGCAGGCGCTCTATAAAACGCTGGAACTGAAGCGCGTGTTTTTCAGCGCGTATTTGCCGGTCAGCGCCGATGCGCGCTTGCCGCAGAATGCGGGTGTGCAGCTGAATCGCGAACACCGGTTGTACCAGGCCGATTGGCTGCTGCGGTTTTACAAGTTCGATGTCTCGGAAATCATCAGCGCCGATGCACCGAACTTGGAAGAAGACGTTGATCCGAAAGCGGCTTGGGCGCTGAATCATTTGGATTCGTTTCCCGTGGAAGTCAACACGGCGTCGCTTGAGGTGTTGCTGCGCGTGCCGGGAATCGGCCCTCGCGGTGCGCGTTTGATCGTGAAAGCGCGTCGGACAACGTGCTTGCGAGAGCAGGAGCTGCGCAAACTAGGCATTGCGTTCAAGCGCGCCCGGTATTTCATCACGTGCAATGGGAAGTACCAGGGGCGCGGGGTTGAATTTAGCCCGGAAGCGCTGCGTGCGCAACTTGCAAGTCCTATCGATGGCGGGAAACATGGTGCGCGGTCGGGCAAAGTGCTTCCTGGGCAGCTCAGCTTGTTCGATGAGGGCGTTGGTAGGGCATCCATCGGCCGAGGCGACAACGGCGGCGTTGCGGCGCTGCCGAAGCAAAAGGCGCCTATGCAGGAAAATGGGGCGTGGTGGAATGGCGTATCGCGGAGTTCGCAGAGCCCAAGTGGCTTGGGCGGGAAACGCCTGGATGCTGACCAGTCGGTAGCCGCAGTGGCCGATGGCATCTTTGGCTGGCAGAACGCTTTGCAGGGCCGCGAAAAGGTGCCAGCATGA
- a CDS encoding TIGR03915 family putative DNA repair protein — protein sequence MLEASHEPNVVVEPLENVAYVYDGSTEGLLTAVFQTYAFHEQPQDIFREGALQPRLGQSVRVVATDDALAHRVQVGVCKRAGRQAWEAVLHASLSDDSSAGMAVWRFIRYVMARPAAQNRKLVQDLAHPIAGPIAKLSRSVMNERHLMQQFIRFEHFENDVWFARCNPKANVVPLLMDWFAGRFNTQCFVLYDEVHNVAGIYDGEGWYLAQIGDVHLPLHAQDEATMQAAWKGFYDAVAIPARYHPELRRHFMPKRFWRNILEVRDELPETEQGELPKGQECSSMGCCNQLFGEGESLDSKALLDSAALLGRCESLTDIVADAKTLQR from the coding sequence ATGTTGGAAGCATCGCACGAGCCAAACGTAGTGGTTGAGCCGCTTGAAAACGTTGCCTATGTGTATGACGGAAGCACGGAAGGCCTGCTTACGGCGGTATTCCAAACGTACGCGTTTCATGAGCAGCCGCAGGATATATTCCGCGAAGGCGCGCTGCAGCCGCGGTTGGGGCAGAGCGTGCGCGTTGTCGCCACTGATGACGCCTTGGCGCACCGCGTGCAGGTTGGAGTGTGCAAGCGCGCGGGGCGCCAGGCGTGGGAAGCGGTGCTCCATGCGTCGCTGTCGGACGATTCGTCGGCGGGCATGGCGGTTTGGCGCTTCATCAGATACGTGATGGCGCGCCCTGCAGCGCAGAACCGAAAGCTTGTGCAAGACTTGGCGCATCCTATTGCCGGCCCTATTGCGAAACTTAGTCGCTCGGTTATGAACGAACGGCACCTCATGCAGCAATTCATTCGGTTCGAGCACTTCGAGAACGACGTATGGTTCGCGCGCTGCAATCCAAAAGCGAATGTGGTGCCGCTTCTGATGGATTGGTTTGCCGGCAGGTTCAACACGCAGTGCTTCGTGCTTTACGACGAGGTGCATAACGTGGCAGGTATTTACGATGGCGAGGGGTGGTATCTTGCGCAAATAGGAGACGTGCATCTTCCGCTGCATGCCCAGGATGAAGCAACCATGCAGGCTGCTTGGAAAGGCTTTTATGATGCCGTAGCTATTCCGGCTCGGTATCACCCGGAGTTGCGCAGGCATTTCATGCCCAAGCGCTTTTGGAGAAACATCTTGGAAGTGCGGGATGAGCTGCCTGAAACCGAACAAGGCGAATTGCCGAAAGGGCAGGAATGCTCATCTATGGGTTGTTGCAACCAGTTATTTGGTGAGGGTGAATCGCTCGATAGCAAAGCATTGCTTGATTCCGCGGCATTACTTGGACGCTGCGAATCGCTTACCGATATCGTCGCAGATGCGAAAACGCTGCAGCGGTGA
- a CDS encoding putative ABC transporter permease, whose translation MSAPEHDSKAPRPAQTARSAATASSNEANGQQKVKKRYRTDRQAIDRKRLPLPFKVFGILCLVAGVASAVLMTITIVLMAISVATGSYDLGASTATLTIFIINLILYLILAVLFAVFGIRLLRNKRKHAAQGTEAMIFLLAGDIICSIMLNGLGANVIPDAVIAVFLIVMQSYLDPALAGERDLQRKLRDMETREQAEEGTLGLDPTGKGYITLNFFNLFWIFVVCSILGLVIETVYHMLVVEPGVYQDRAGLLFGPFSPIYGVGAMLMTMALNRFHKAPLLVVFLVSAVIGGAFEFAVSWFMQFAFGIVAWDYTGTFLSIDGRTNGMFMAMWGVLGVFWIKLCLPWMLKLVNQIPWNWRYTLTSICAVIMIVDCCMTLMSLDRWYQREAGIAPDNAISQFIDDHFDNQYMAERFQSMSIDPGNATRTL comes from the coding sequence ATGAGCGCCCCCGAACATGACAGCAAGGCACCGCGCCCCGCTCAAACAGCCAGGTCTGCTGCAACCGCATCGTCGAACGAAGCGAACGGCCAGCAGAAGGTAAAGAAACGCTACCGTACCGATCGGCAGGCCATTGACCGTAAGCGGCTTCCCCTACCTTTCAAGGTATTTGGCATCTTGTGCCTTGTTGCAGGTGTTGCGTCCGCAGTCCTTATGACGATAACCATCGTCCTTATGGCGATTAGCGTGGCCACAGGAAGCTATGACCTTGGAGCCTCCACGGCAACGCTCACTATCTTCATCATCAACCTTATTCTTTACCTTATCCTTGCCGTGCTGTTCGCGGTGTTCGGCATCAGGCTGCTGCGCAACAAGCGTAAACATGCCGCGCAAGGTACCGAAGCGATGATCTTCCTGCTAGCCGGCGACATCATCTGCAGCATTATGCTCAACGGCCTGGGAGCAAACGTCATTCCCGACGCCGTCATTGCTGTGTTCCTCATTGTCATGCAGTCCTATCTTGACCCGGCACTTGCTGGCGAGCGTGACCTGCAGCGCAAACTGCGCGATATGGAAACGCGCGAGCAAGCAGAAGAGGGTACGCTGGGTCTTGATCCAACGGGCAAAGGCTACATCACGCTGAACTTCTTCAACCTGTTCTGGATCTTCGTCGTCTGCAGCATTTTGGGCCTAGTCATCGAAACCGTCTATCACATGCTGGTGGTTGAGCCAGGCGTGTACCAAGATCGCGCAGGCTTGCTGTTCGGTCCGTTCTCGCCCATCTACGGCGTTGGTGCCATGCTGATGACCATGGCGTTGAATCGCTTCCATAAGGCACCGCTTTTGGTGGTGTTTCTGGTCAGCGCCGTTATCGGCGGCGCATTCGAGTTTGCCGTCAGTTGGTTCATGCAGTTCGCATTCGGCATTGTAGCTTGGGACTACACGGGCACCTTCCTTTCTATTGACGGACGCACGAACGGCATGTTCATGGCCATGTGGGGCGTGCTGGGCGTCTTCTGGATCAAACTATGCCTTCCCTGGATGCTGAAGCTGGTCAATCAAATTCCTTGGAATTGGCGCTACACGCTCACCTCTATTTGCGCCGTCATCATGATTGTTGACTGCTGCATGACGCTGATGTCCCTTGACCGCTGGTACCAGCGCGAAGCCGGCATTGCGCCCGACAACGCCATCTCCCAGTTCATCGACGACCATTTCGACAACCAGTACATGGCCGAACGGTTCCAAAGCATGTCCATCGACCCGGGCAACGCTACGCGTACTTTGTAG
- a CDS encoding MFS transporter, with protein sequence MSAISTDIPCSGVEEKKVPLKVALSSFLGNFIEWFDYATYTYFAITIGMVFFPDSAVDSTLMAFCVFALSFIFRPLGASFWGTMGDKKGRKWSLSVSILCMTGAAFLIGCLPTYETIGILSPILLLALRSIQGFSAAGEYSGAAVFLAEYAPANHRGKYCSLVAASTAMGLFAGSTAALIIKMAMPEVDVIAWGWRIPFLLAGPLGIAFHFYIKKCVDDSPVYEEMEEEIEEEEKAEASHPTRLVFTKYRKRLLSSIAATMVNSVGFYLVLTYLPTYLTQYAGVNAADAQLATDVALLAYILIVLAAGKISDHVGRRRMMLGACIAFILLSIPGFMMLNTASLPIIIVAQLMLCITLSINDSNIACYQAEMFPTEVRYTGAALGSNIAYVLFGGTASMVATALIDFTGNGMAPAYYMMAICLVAGIILWFTAHDYNGIELHDIK encoded by the coding sequence ATGAGTGCCATCAGTACCGACATTCCTTGCTCGGGCGTAGAAGAAAAGAAAGTCCCGCTCAAGGTTGCGCTTTCTTCGTTCCTCGGCAACTTCATCGAGTGGTTCGATTACGCCACGTACACCTATTTCGCCATCACCATTGGCATGGTGTTCTTCCCGGACTCGGCGGTCGACTCCACGCTCATGGCGTTTTGCGTGTTCGCCCTTTCGTTCATTTTCCGCCCCTTGGGCGCATCGTTTTGGGGAACCATGGGCGACAAGAAAGGCCGCAAATGGTCACTTTCCGTTTCGATTCTGTGCATGACCGGGGCAGCGTTTTTGATTGGTTGCTTGCCGACGTATGAAACCATCGGCATCTTATCGCCCATCCTGCTGCTGGCGCTTCGCAGCATCCAGGGCTTCAGCGCTGCGGGCGAATATTCCGGAGCCGCCGTGTTCCTGGCCGAATATGCTCCCGCAAATCATCGCGGCAAGTACTGCTCGCTGGTTGCCGCCTCTACCGCCATGGGCTTGTTCGCCGGCTCCACTGCCGCGCTGATCATCAAAATGGCCATGCCCGAAGTAGACGTCATTGCATGGGGTTGGCGCATCCCGTTCTTACTGGCAGGCCCCCTGGGCATCGCGTTCCACTTCTACATCAAGAAGTGCGTTGACGACTCGCCGGTGTACGAGGAGATGGAAGAGGAAATCGAGGAAGAAGAAAAGGCCGAAGCCTCTCATCCCACCAGGCTCGTTTTCACGAAGTACCGCAAGCGCCTCCTCTCGAGCATTGCCGCTACCATGGTCAATTCCGTTGGTTTCTACCTGGTACTTACCTACCTCCCCACGTATCTGACGCAGTATGCCGGCGTAAACGCAGCCGACGCTCAGCTTGCCACGGACGTAGCGTTGCTTGCATACATTCTTATCGTGCTTGCAGCAGGCAAGATTTCCGACCATGTTGGACGCCGGCGCATGATGCTCGGCGCGTGCATTGCATTCATCCTGCTAAGCATTCCCGGCTTCATGATGCTCAACACCGCATCTCTGCCCATTATCATCGTAGCCCAGCTGATGCTGTGCATCACGCTGTCTATCAACGACTCGAATATCGCCTGCTATCAAGCGGAGATGTTCCCCACGGAAGTTCGCTACACGGGTGCAGCACTGGGTTCGAACATTGCCTACGTGCTGTTCGGCGGAACTGCTTCGATGGTGGCAACGGCGCTCATCGACTTCACGGGCAATGGCATGGCTCCTGCCTATTACATGATGGCAATTTGCTTGGTTGCCGGCATTATCCTATGGTTCACTGCTCACGACTACAATGGTATCGAGCTGCACGATATCAAGTAG
- a CDS encoding creatininase, whose amino-acid sequence MKPTVYMEEMDAFTYRDKLAGDSVFFIPVGALEQHGSHMAMCVDAALTKTMAGETAKALEAATGGKVNGIVTAPINYGFRSQQRSGGGFHLTGTTSLRGTTLIALAHDIALSLMRQGARKIVLMNGHYENYQFAFEGMQLALEDARAEGINDAKIQLLSYWDFVDDATIEQLYPDGFTGWDLEHAGVMETSLMLLFFPELVDMDRMDPELYTGLPATLPNYDVLPIIPSYTPPSGCLSHPGESSREKGVILRDTAVANMVEAIKREFAWSYIR is encoded by the coding sequence ATGAAACCTACTGTCTACATGGAAGAGATGGACGCCTTCACGTATCGCGACAAACTCGCAGGCGATTCCGTATTCTTCATCCCCGTCGGCGCACTTGAGCAGCACGGTTCGCACATGGCCATGTGCGTTGACGCGGCGCTCACCAAAACCATGGCCGGCGAAACCGCTAAAGCGCTTGAGGCCGCAACCGGGGGAAAGGTGAACGGCATTGTGACCGCCCCTATCAACTACGGCTTCCGCTCGCAGCAGCGCAGCGGCGGTGGTTTCCACCTGACGGGAACCACCAGCCTGCGTGGGACAACGCTCATTGCGCTTGCCCACGACATTGCACTGAGCCTTATGAGACAAGGCGCACGCAAGATTGTGCTGATGAACGGCCATTACGAGAACTACCAGTTCGCATTTGAGGGGATGCAGCTGGCTCTCGAAGACGCTCGCGCCGAAGGCATCAACGACGCGAAGATCCAGCTGCTTTCCTACTGGGACTTCGTCGATGACGCCACCATCGAGCAACTGTATCCTGACGGATTCACTGGCTGGGACCTTGAGCACGCAGGCGTTATGGAAACGTCTTTGATGCTGCTGTTCTTCCCTGAGCTGGTTGATATGGACCGCATGGACCCCGAGCTGTATACGGGGCTTCCCGCAACGCTGCCCAACTACGATGTGCTGCCGATCATCCCTTCGTACACGCCGCCTTCAGGCTGCCTGTCGCACCCGGGCGAAAGCTCCCGCGAAAAGGGCGTCATCCTGCGCGACACCGCCGTTGCGAACATGGTCGAAGCAATCAAGCGTGAATTCGCCTGGTCGTATATCCGTTAA
- a CDS encoding DMT family transporter → MNQQAKYKLIGFIMMFCSSSLMGGIGAFARFIDAPGDFISFWRNFAGLIALSIIFLFIGGFKKLKMTRFSGTMLLSGIFLGLLSGLYCLSTQYTTLANASFLIYTGPIYSTILAAIFLKEKINFKGICCIIAVVIGMLFIVGIITPEGLTLDLDPKYSFGNAIAFASGVAYGLYLFFSRYREDCDSNVRSWWNFLFGSLSIVVLLIWHHFFLQPLAYTEKINGVTQFDADGQIITHAWNMFTMNGSSWAVLIAAALITGFGAFYLLTFATKRLKAGELAAISYQETIMASLLGLIMFGEVMTTFQLIGGALIIIGGVAQIFFSTKAANENADNVEAGAAVPAQVGAGGAGFIDPTPDGMDPKLEAMAEAAQEAADDYDSKHPKE, encoded by the coding sequence ATGAACCAACAAGCTAAGTACAAGCTCATTGGCTTCATCATGATGTTCTGCTCATCCTCGTTGATGGGCGGCATCGGAGCTTTCGCTCGTTTTATCGACGCACCTGGTGACTTTATCTCGTTCTGGCGAAATTTCGCGGGCCTGATTGCCCTGTCGATCATCTTCTTGTTCATTGGGGGATTCAAGAAGCTGAAGATGACGAGATTTTCCGGCACCATGTTGCTATCTGGTATCTTCCTTGGACTGCTTTCCGGCCTGTACTGCCTCTCGACGCAGTACACCACACTCGCAAATGCCTCGTTCTTGATTTACACCGGTCCTATTTATTCGACCATTCTTGCCGCGATTTTCCTCAAAGAGAAAATCAACTTCAAAGGCATTTGCTGCATCATCGCCGTAGTTATCGGCATGCTGTTCATCGTGGGTATCATCACGCCTGAGGGCCTGACGCTTGACCTCGATCCGAAGTATTCGTTCGGCAACGCTATCGCATTTGCATCCGGCGTCGCATACGGCCTGTACCTGTTCTTCTCGCGCTACCGCGAGGATTGCGACTCGAACGTGCGCAGCTGGTGGAACTTCCTGTTCGGTTCGCTTTCCATCGTCGTGCTGCTCATTTGGCACCACTTCTTCCTGCAGCCGCTTGCTTACACGGAGAAGATCAATGGCGTGACCCAGTTCGACGCAGACGGCCAGATCATCACCCATGCGTGGAACATGTTCACCATGAACGGCTCGTCCTGGGCAGTGCTCATCGCTGCGGCGCTCATCACCGGATTCGGCGCATTCTACCTGCTGACGTTCGCGACGAAGCGCCTGAAGGCTGGCGAACTTGCCGCTATCTCCTACCAGGAAACCATCATGGCTTCCCTGTTGGGCCTGATCATGTTCGGCGAAGTTATGACGACCTTCCAGCTTATCGGCGGTGCGCTGATCATCATCGGCGGTGTTGCCCAGATCTTCTTCTCCACGAAGGCCGCTAACGAAAACGCTGACAATGTTGAAGCGGGCGCCGCGGTCCCCGCGCAAGTCGGAGCAGGCGGAGCAGGCTTCATCGATCCGACCCCGGACGGTATGGATCCAAAGCTTGAGGCTATGGCCGAAGCTGCACAGGAAGCCGCTGACGATTACGACAGCAAGCATCCCAAGGAATAA
- a CDS encoding serine/threonine protein kinase, giving the protein MAKIVNSWNDWDPLKRVIVGRCDNSMIPPEEPATSEKVPVDSEMRGMWGLRPLRTVERGNECLENLVKAVEERGVVVDRPTPLQWNQAIGTPDFRNDSMMTCMPPRDILLTVGNEIMASANSFRCRYFEYLAYWPLMKQYFDEDPEFLWTQAPRPRLTDASYKHNYYDEKITLEERLVRTANKDFVTTEVEPMWDAADLMRMGKDIFIQHGLTTNRTAMEWFQRYYPEYRIHAMNFPGDPYPIHIDATFVPLRPGLIINNPHRHPAEGQRDIFEANDWQIVDAAQPAHDEPPALCYSSVWLSMNCLVLDPSTVIVEASEVNQQEQMDQLGMNVIPVDLRDAYPFGGGLHCSTADVYREGECLDYFPNRVKDCTLIHPEMWED; this is encoded by the coding sequence ATGGCGAAGATTGTCAACTCTTGGAACGACTGGGATCCGTTGAAGCGCGTCATCGTTGGCCGCTGCGACAACTCGATGATCCCGCCCGAGGAGCCCGCGACCTCTGAGAAGGTGCCGGTCGACTCCGAGATGCGCGGCATGTGGGGCCTGCGCCCGCTGCGCACCGTCGAGCGCGGCAACGAGTGCCTCGAGAACCTGGTCAAGGCCGTCGAGGAGCGCGGCGTGGTCGTCGACCGCCCGACGCCCCTGCAGTGGAACCAGGCCATCGGCACGCCGGACTTCCGCAACGACTCCATGATGACCTGCATGCCTCCGCGCGACATCCTGCTGACCGTCGGCAACGAGATCATGGCCTCCGCCAACTCCTTCCGCTGCCGCTACTTCGAGTACCTGGCCTACTGGCCGCTCATGAAGCAGTACTTCGACGAGGACCCCGAGTTCCTGTGGACCCAGGCCCCCCGTCCCCGCCTGACCGACGCTTCCTACAAGCACAACTACTACGACGAGAAGATCACCCTCGAGGAGCGCCTCGTCCGCACCGCCAACAAGGACTTCGTGACCACCGAGGTCGAGCCGATGTGGGACGCCGCCGACCTCATGCGCATGGGCAAGGACATCTTCATCCAGCACGGCCTGACCACCAACCGCACGGCCATGGAGTGGTTCCAGCGCTACTATCCCGAGTACCGCATCCATGCGATGAACTTCCCGGGCGACCCCTACCCGATCCACATCGACGCCACGTTCGTGCCGCTGCGCCCGGGCCTGATCATCAACAACCCGCACCGCCATCCGGCCGAGGGCCAGCGCGACATCTTCGAGGCCAACGACTGGCAGATCGTCGACGCCGCCCAGCCCGCCCATGACGAGCCGCCCGCGCTGTGCTACAGCTCCGTGTGGCTGTCCATGAACTGCCTGGTGCTCGACCCCTCCACGGTCATCGTCGAGGCTTCCGAGGTCAACCAGCAGGAGCAGATGGACCAGCTGGGCATGAACGTCATCCCGGTCGACCTGCGCGACGCGTATCCCTTCGGCGGCGGCCTGCACTGCTCCACCGCAGACGTCTACCGCGAGGGCGAGTGCCTCGACTACTTCCCGAACCGCGTCAAGGACTGCACCCTCATCCACCCGGAGATGTGGGAGGACTAA
- a CDS encoding TetR/AcrR family transcriptional regulator: protein MISNLTLSQDVFNTPDIRTKMKIMHAVDKSLDRVTISEICEKAGISRQTFYRHFKSKYDIPWWFSIFCRQFYLNEIGRTIDWRTGYYHHIRLIATERDFFRKSIQYSINTPFGQTIMPQNRKVVLLETLQSYRHVPVDHNMQFLVETFSKLECEVLNDWFRSDAPMDLNMWTDDLVSLVPDRLYRALEIPGAK from the coding sequence ATGATTTCAAATCTGACGTTAAGCCAGGATGTGTTCAATACACCCGATATTCGCACGAAGATGAAAATCATGCATGCGGTGGATAAATCGCTTGATCGCGTGACTATTTCAGAGATTTGCGAAAAGGCGGGCATATCGCGTCAAACGTTTTACCGACACTTCAAAAGCAAGTACGATATCCCCTGGTGGTTCTCGATATTCTGTCGTCAGTTCTATCTGAATGAAATCGGTAGAACCATTGATTGGCGTACGGGGTATTACCACCACATACGCCTTATCGCCACGGAACGCGATTTTTTCCGCAAATCAATCCAGTACAGCATCAACACGCCATTTGGCCAGACCATCATGCCGCAAAATCGCAAAGTTGTGCTGCTGGAAACGTTGCAATCGTACCGACACGTTCCCGTTGATCATAATATGCAATTCCTTGTTGAAACTTTCTCGAAGCTTGAATGCGAGGTGCTGAACGATTGGTTCCGGTCTGATGCTCCCATGGATTTGAACATGTGGACCGATGACTTGGTTAGCTTGGTGCCTGATCGTTTGTACCGAGCTTTGGAGATTCCTGGGGCGAAGTGA
- a CDS encoding dimethyl sulfoxide reductase anchor subunit family protein, whose amino-acid sequence MELQWPLILFTTLAAWSVGVFGTQSLLALKGEGKKSQMTCWIVAAVLLVVSGIAVFLHLQHWERIFNGFGHITSGITQELIAIVVLAVIAIIYLACLRRSDDGGSVPSWCAICGIAIAVVLDCVMAHSYMMDARPAWNSIVEILSIIGASCILGPATVSIIEEMKDGGVSAINASANFIGSIVAAVTSIGYLIVMAMSNSAFTQIDYYFDPVHPTHGMVDLANITPFGSGSVGLTIVTIVCALVPVACAYMGKKKGNWKMWGAIALVAGLACAICLRVVFYQMGTSVYALYSL is encoded by the coding sequence ATGGAACTGCAATGGCCCCTTATCCTGTTCACCACCCTGGCCGCCTGGTCAGTGGGCGTGTTCGGCACCCAAAGCCTTCTGGCGCTGAAGGGTGAAGGCAAGAAAAGCCAGATGACGTGCTGGATCGTGGCTGCAGTGCTGTTGGTTGTTTCCGGTATCGCGGTGTTTTTGCACCTGCAGCATTGGGAGCGCATCTTCAACGGCTTCGGTCACATCACGTCCGGTATCACGCAGGAGCTCATCGCCATCGTGGTGTTGGCGGTCATCGCCATCATCTACCTGGCGTGCCTGCGCCGCTCCGATGACGGCGGCAGCGTGCCTTCGTGGTGCGCTATCTGCGGCATCGCGATCGCCGTTGTGCTGGACTGCGTCATGGCACACTCCTACATGATGGACGCCCGCCCGGCTTGGAACAGCATCGTCGAGATCTTGAGCATCATCGGCGCCAGCTGCATCCTGGGCCCGGCAACCGTCTCCATCATCGAGGAGATGAAGGACGGCGGCGTAAGCGCCATCAACGCTTCGGCGAATTTCATCGGCTCCATCGTGGCGGCGGTGACCTCCATCGGTTACCTCATCGTGATGGCCATGAGCAACAGCGCATTCACGCAGATCGACTACTACTTCGATCCCGTGCATCCCACGCACGGCATGGTGGACCTGGCGAACATCACGCCGTTCGGTTCGGGCTCGGTGGGCCTGACCATCGTCACCATCGTGTGCGCGCTTGTCCCGGTTGCTTGCGCCTACATGGGCAAGAAGAAGGGCAACTGGAAGATGTGGGGCGCCATCGCCCTGGTGGCGGGCCTGGCCTGCGCCATCTGCCTGCGCGTGGTGTTCTACCAGATGGGCACTTCGGTGTACGCGCTGTACTCGCTGTAA
- a CDS encoding 4Fe-4S dicluster domain-containing protein: MTKYAIVTDLNRCTGCLACSTACKAINGVQPGDFWIKTLRIGPFPITGGSGEWPDVAMYFIPIQCQHCEHPKCVEVCPTQASHVADDGTVQIDKSKCIGCQFCAMACPYGVRYLNEESRVVEKCTLCEQRTVQGELPQCVTQCGSRARFFGDLEKGIDTFEAPCPTHDKATPYEEMMHTRTTAKEWLEPYTDADIYHLTDVGNGPHLAYILRNREWQGKE, encoded by the coding sequence ATGACGAAATATGCAATCGTAACCGACTTGAACCGTTGCACCGGCTGTTTGGCCTGCTCAACGGCCTGCAAGGCCATCAACGGCGTGCAGCCTGGCGACTTCTGGATCAAGACGCTGCGCATCGGCCCCTTCCCCATCACGGGCGGGTCAGGCGAATGGCCTGACGTGGCGATGTACTTCATCCCCATCCAGTGCCAGCACTGCGAGCACCCCAAGTGCGTCGAGGTGTGCCCCACGCAGGCATCGCACGTGGCCGACGACGGCACGGTGCAAATCGACAAGTCGAAGTGCATCGGCTGCCAGTTCTGCGCCATGGCCTGCCCCTACGGCGTGCGTTACCTCAACGAGGAGTCGCGCGTTGTGGAGAAGTGCACGTTGTGCGAGCAGCGCACCGTGCAAGGCGAGTTGCCCCAGTGCGTCACCCAGTGCGGCAGCCGCGCCCGTTTCTTCGGCGACCTGGAGAAGGGCATCGACACGTTCGAGGCCCCGTGCCCCACGCACGACAAGGCCACGCCGTACGAGGAAATGATGCACACGCGCACCACGGCGAAAGAATGGCTGGAGCCCTATACCGATGCGGACATCTACCACCTCACCGACGTGGGCAACGGCCCGCATCTGGCCTACATCCTTCGCAATCGCGAGTGGCAGGGAAAGGAGTAA